Proteins encoded together in one Archocentrus centrarchus isolate MPI-CPG fArcCen1 unplaced genomic scaffold, fArcCen1 scaffold_44_ctg1, whole genome shotgun sequence window:
- the lamtor3 gene encoding ragulator complex protein LAMTOR3, whose protein sequence is MADDLKRYLYKQLQSIEGLHAIVVTDRDGVPIIKVANDNAPVHALRPGFLSTFALATDQGSKLGLSKNKSIICYYNTYQIVQFNRLPLVISFIASCSANTGLIMSLEKELVPLIEELRQVVEVT, encoded by the exons ATGGCTGAT GATCTGAAGCGATATCtttacaaacagctgcagag CATTGAAGGCCTTCATGCTATTGTAGTGACAGACAGGGACGGTGTCCCAATTATTAAAG TTGCCAATGACAACGCCCCGGTTCACGCTCTGAGACCTGGCTTCCTGTCGACCTTCGCTCTGGCCACAGATCAGGGCAGCAAGCTGGGCCTCTCCAAAAACAAGAGCATCATCTGCTACTATAACACCTACCAG ATTGTGCAGTTCAACCGGCTGCCACTGGTCATCAGCTTCATTGCCAGCTGCAGTGCCAACACAG GTCTCATCATGAGCCTGGAGAAAGAACTGGTTCCACTAATAGAGGAGCTAAGGCAAGTGGTGGAAGTGACTTAA